Proteins encoded in a region of the Zea mays cultivar B73 chromosome 2, Zm-B73-REFERENCE-NAM-5.0, whole genome shotgun sequence genome:
- the LOC100192993 gene encoding uncharacterized protein isoform X2 translates to MKAAAVHSVPPPSAVTLVSVVARRALVPAALRGNARRGAALVASAAPDGQMRRSPGPAVAKLTDVMSRPVQVATPGQRLSEVDDAFFAARQYSGLLPVVDDDGRCVGVISNKDKAKAPNGMESTVAEVMTSPAITLTLYKTVLEAAALMLKEKVHRIPVVNEQQHVIGIVTRSDVFQALEATSKAWE, encoded by the exons ATGAAGGCCGCCGCGGTCCACTCCGTCCCGCCGCCGTCCGCCGTGACACTTGTGTCAGTGGTGGCGCGGCGCGCGCTGGTGCCGGCGGCCCTGCGCGGCAACGCGCGGCGTGGCGCGGCGCTGGTGGCGTCCGCCGCGCCCGATGGCCAG ATGAGGAGGAGCCCGGGCCCGGCAGTGGCGAAGTTGACCGACGTGATGTCGCGCCCCGTGCAGGTGGCCACGCCGGGGCAGCGGCTCTCGGAGGTGGACGACGCCTTCTTCGCCGCGCGGCAGTACTCCGGCCTGCTGCCCGTGGTCGACGACGACGGCAGGTGCGTTGGCGTGATCTCCAACAAGGACAAGGCCAAGGCGCCCAATGGG ATGGAGTCAACTGTAGCTGAAGTCATGACATCTCCTGCGATAACGCTGACACTCTACAAGACTGTCTTGG aagctgcagcgctgATGCTCAAGGAGAAGGTTCACAGGATACCGGTTGTGAATGAGCAGCAGCACGTGATCG GAATCGTGACTCGCTCCGACGTGTTCCAGGCTCTTGAGGCCACCAGCAAAGCATGGGAGTGA
- the LOC100192993 gene encoding uncharacterized protein isoform X1, giving the protein MKAAAVHSVPPPSAVTLVSVVARRALVPAALRGNARRGAALVASAAPDGQMRRSPGPAVAKLTDVMSRPVQVATPGQRLSEVDDAFFAARQYSGLLPVVDDDGRCVGVISNKDKAKAPNGMESTVAEVMTSPAITLTLYKTVLGKQAAALMLKEKVHRIPVVNEQQHVIGIVTRSDVFQALEATSKAWE; this is encoded by the exons ATGAAGGCCGCCGCGGTCCACTCCGTCCCGCCGCCGTCCGCCGTGACACTTGTGTCAGTGGTGGCGCGGCGCGCGCTGGTGCCGGCGGCCCTGCGCGGCAACGCGCGGCGTGGCGCGGCGCTGGTGGCGTCCGCCGCGCCCGATGGCCAG ATGAGGAGGAGCCCGGGCCCGGCAGTGGCGAAGTTGACCGACGTGATGTCGCGCCCCGTGCAGGTGGCCACGCCGGGGCAGCGGCTCTCGGAGGTGGACGACGCCTTCTTCGCCGCGCGGCAGTACTCCGGCCTGCTGCCCGTGGTCGACGACGACGGCAGGTGCGTTGGCGTGATCTCCAACAAGGACAAGGCCAAGGCGCCCAATGGG ATGGAGTCAACTGTAGCTGAAGTCATGACATCTCCTGCGATAACGCTGACACTCTACAAGACTGTCTTGGGTAAAC aagctgcagcgctgATGCTCAAGGAGAAGGTTCACAGGATACCGGTTGTGAATGAGCAGCAGCACGTGATCG GAATCGTGACTCGCTCCGACGTGTTCCAGGCTCTTGAGGCCACCAGCAAAGCATGGGAGTGA